Part of the Vigna angularis cultivar LongXiaoDou No.4 chromosome 1, ASM1680809v1, whole genome shotgun sequence genome, GTGCACGAGAAGCGAAATCGTGATTGCTCTGCCGGAGAAGATGAACGAAGTTCAAGCACaagcaacgtggcagagagtgaagaggcaAGCTGGCATAAGACGTGACCTTGCCGTTTGCCAAATCAATAAAAAGTTGACGTCATCCATTTTTAAGGATTAATATTACATGTTTTAatactatgaggactaaaaaccatgaAAGTTTTAAGTAGGaactaaaaccaaaaatcagtgatacttaagggacgaaaaacatatttaaccctaagtATAAACTTATTTGAACTAAAAAATTGTTGCTGCTTTATATAATGTTCTCatataatataacaatttacCTATGTGACGATTATTTCTCACATTAACTTGTAAATTATGTAAATTACAATTTTAGCTATATGGTTAAATTGAagaatatatagaaaataacatctttttctttataaatttcaccttatttttcattgaaaatataatatatctttataatatatttagaaaaaaacatttttcttttattaaaatccCTTGATAGAAACTAGTTTTCAGAAGAAACGCAAGAAAGAGGGAGAGAAGGGggtgaaagagagagaaaaatgctAAGATTGAATGAGACGAGGTTGTTGTACTACATGACTCCCAGACAGGAACAACTTGGTATTGGTCCAAAAATAGAAGATAGAAAGAAGAAACCTAACTGCCACGAATGCACGCACACCCAACTTCCACGAAAAACCAGGCCTTAAAATTCTCTCCACCAATCACCAACAaaaaagggaagaagaaaagaaaagataaaaggcAAAGAGCGTTGTTCAATCTCCCCTCCCTTCTCCCTCACTTTCCCCCACAAAATGAGAGAAATCCTCCACATCCAAGGCGGCCAGTGCGGCAACCAGATCGGAGCCAAGTTCTGGGAAGTCATCTGCGGCGAGCACGGCATCGACTACACCGGAAACTACAGCGGTGACTCCGAACTCCAACTCGAGCGCATCAATGTCTACTACAACGAGGCCAGTGGCGGAAGGTACGTTCCACGTGCCGTCCTCATGGATCTGGAACCCGGCACAATGGATTCGGTCAGGTCCGGCCCCTTCGGTCAGATATTCCGGCCCGATAACTTCGTCTTTGGGCAGTCCGGCGCCGGAAACAACTGGGCCAAGGGTCACTACACCGAGGGTGCCGAACTCATCGATTCCGTCTTGGATGTTGTGAGGAAGGAGGCCGAGAACTGCGATTGCTTGCAAGGTCTCCacaaaattctatttttattttacttcaaatttcactttcaactctctcaATATCAAAATTACTTCAATACACTATTTTTACCATATTAATTACCCATCTGGAATGCACAATTCTTCGTTTGTGTTTTGGGAATTCAAgtttttgtttgtaattataGGGTTTCAAGTGTGCCACTCTTTGGGGGGTGGAACTGGCTCCGGCATGGGAACGCTTCTGATATCGAAGATCAGAGAAGAGTATCCTGATCGTATGATGATGACGTTTTCCGTTTTTCCTTCCCCCAAGGTATCAGACACAGTTGTGGAGCCGTACAATGCCACCCTTTCTGTTCACCAGCTTGTTGAAAATGCCGATGAGTGCATGGTTTTGGACAACGAGGCTCTCTACGATATCTCTTTCCGTACCTTGAAGCTTGCTAATCCAACTTGTGAGTTTCAGATTTCTTTTGGTGAAACTTGTGCgctgaattttgtttttggtgCCCTTATTAACATGGTATGCTCATTTTAGTTGTGATTCAATGCTTGGTTTTGTTTTTCTCGTTTGTTGCAGTTGGGGACCTTAACCATCTCATCTCTGCTACAATGAGTGGAGTTACTTGTTGTCTACGTTTCCCTGGACAGCTTAACTCCGATCTTAGGAAGCTTGCGGTGAATCTGATTCCATTCCCTCGTCTCCATTTCTTCATGGTTGGATTTGCACCCTTGACATCAAGAGGATCCCAGCAGTACCGGAACTTGACTGTGCCAGAACTCACTCAGCAGATGTGGGATGCTAAGAACATGATGTGTGCTGCAGATCCACGCCACGGTCGTTATTTGACCGCATCAGCAATGTTCCGTGGGAAGATGAGCACGAAGGAGGTGGATGAGCAGATGATAAATGTTCAGAACAAGAACTCTTCTTACTTTGTTGAGTGGATACCCAACAATGTGAAATCCAGCGTGTGTGATATCCCTCCAACGGGTCTTAAGATGTCATCTACTTTCGTTGGAAACTCAACATCAATTCAGGAGATGTTCAGGAGAGTGAGCGAGCAGTTCACAGCGATGTTCAGGCGCAAGGCTTTCTTGCATTGGTACACTGGTGAGGGAATGGATGAAATGGAGTTCACTGAGGCTGAGAGCAACATGAATGATCTGGTGGCCGAGTACCAGCAGTACCAGGATGCTACTGCTGATGAGGAAGAGTACGAGGATGAGGACGAGGATATTGCTTGAGGCGTCTTTCAGTTCTGAAGGTTGCTTCTAATTGCAATGTTCATGGATGGATTTCAATTGTGAAACAGTGAAAAAACATTGACTTATTcgtttgtttcttgttttgtaTAAATTGAGGGTCATTGTTTAACCTGGGTTTTTGTTGATAAGGCCTCTGTTATTTAGCCATCGGATGTTTTTCTGGGTAGAAAATCATATACATTGACGTCTGCAGTTCTCGTATTTCTGTTccctttaaaaatattttctatcgCCATCATGATTATGACTGCTTCGCTTTATAATTCATTCTTTTACAATGTCACTCGAACAGAAGAAAATCAGAGTGGGATATGTATGATATATTAAAGAAGAGTAGTAATACGGTGACACGCTTACGTGTCacttacattcatttgacacggtCCACGTcagcttttttaaaaaaaaactgcaaAGTGATGGAGGGTAAAAGTGGAAAAACACCTAGGGTTTGTGTTTTCAGATTCGAAATCCCCATTTGAGTTTTCTTAAGAAACTCGATTTCCACCACTGTCACATGCTTCTCAGTTTCATCTTTCAGACACCTTTTTCGTTTGATTTTACGGTCCAGGTTTGGTCTTCGGATTTGTGTCGCGCGTTTCGTCTTCGGATTTGTGTCGCGCGTTTCCATCAAGAAACTCCATTTCTGTCGCGCGTTTCGTCTTCGGATTTTACGGTAcaggtttttgattttttattttctgtgttaGGCTGTGTAGTTTTTGTGGCAATGTAATTTTTTGGTACATCGGTTTATTGATGTGGGGTTGTGGGGGACCAATCTCTGATTTTTGGGTTGATGAGAGGTGGGGTTGGTTTGTTGGTGATGTGTTCTATGTTGGAGGTGGGGTTGGGGTTGCTTTGCTGGTAACGTGTTTTATGTAGGAGCTTTATGTGTGGTGCGACAGGAAGCAGAGTAGTAAAAAGGTTGAGTCTTTTGAGTTTCATTTTGACCCTAGGGTGTAGGCGTGATACGGGTCCATTCGGTttaaaattggggaggtggttTTTTAgacttttgagtttgtttttgtcGCTATGCCGTTGACTGAGGTTGGTTTTTAAGACCCTTTATGCATGCATGAGTTGAGTAACGAGCTGCAGGAAGTGGTTATGTTGTTAATCGTATGTGGTTATTTGTAAATCTGGTTTTGTACTGCCGTAgaagttttttatattcaatgagACAATGAGAGCCTTAGAAACAACGAGACCCTTCACAACCTGCTAAGCCAGTGAGCTTGCAGGGCAACCTTTTCTTCCACTCCCAAACGAAATCAGATTGCAATATTCTCCCTGCATTAGCTGGTTATCTTGTTAGTCGGATGTGGTGATTTGTAAATCGGTTTTTGTACATCTGTAGCAGTTTTTATATACAATATCAATGTCCACATTTTAAAGTGCAATAAGTGGTGTTATGGTTAGTTATGCATGCATTAGTTAGAAACATTGTATTTTTTGGTACAGTAAGTGGTCaatgttcaaattttaatatcacGATTCCACTTTATGCATGCATTAGTTTGATACATTgtatttaaccaatttattaatttgaacatGTGACTGTCAAGTGAGATACATAGTATTAtacaatcaattttattttgttttgttaaatttgcAGGATATAGTGATATGGACAAAGAAGTCAGTGAAATGGTAAGTATggtgtatttttattaatttaccaTTAAATATGCACAATGTTGTATTGAATTAAGTAACATACGGTTTGATTTATAATTGCAGGCCTCACTTAGAGTTAGGCATCGAGTCCAGACACAACATATAGTTCAAGTGAACGGTTGCCTATCATCCTTTCAAAAGGAACGTTTAAAGTCAACACCTTTCAAGTGGTTGGTGGATATGGTTGATGATATGGTTATTTCTAGCCCTATTCTTATAGAGTTAATCAGTAGGTGGCAAAAAAATGCCCGATTACACAACGGTTGGTCTTCTTTAAGTATatgtttgtattgttttaaatGGTTTTTTAAAACaggttattaattataatatttcactACTGTAATATCAATGCAGGAGCAGTTACAACTTATTCGACAACAAACGGTGTGTGATTGGGTATTACATGAAGGAAATATGCATAGAAGTACAGTAATGAAGAACTGTGGAATGCTATAGCAAATGAAGAAGTCATGAAATAGGATATAACTTGTAATGATGTTGCTGGAATATGATAGAATATGAAACAATTTTTGTTCTATGgttttttaagttgtttactATGTATAGTGAAGGATTAGTTATGCACTAGTATCACCAATGTCCATTTTGTGTACATAAGCTATTAACTAAATTAGCAGAACTTGCAGTGAACAAAAGTTATTGAGCAAATAACCATATAAAACTTAACAGATAACCACTAACTGTTCgaaaaatatttgacattgaaattgaagttgaaCACTTGTATTGTTGTGTCGTCCGTCTCTCTTCGTTCAAGCCTTGCTTCTTCTCGTTCGTTCAAGCCTTGTCTCTCGTTCGTGTTCTCTCTCGCTGTGTGACTGGATCCTGGACAATGAGAACATTAGCAGAATGGAAGCCCTAAATCTATACGGCATTGTCTAGGATTGCtaagaaattatcaaattttgacaTGTATAAGATGTTCAAATATGTACCTAATGTTATTTGACAATTTTGACATGTATAAGATGTTGAAATATGTACCTAATGTTATTTGACAATGTACACTATGTgtttgtaataagaatagtggTTGGATTTCGAAAtgaattgtttttactttgcgtttgtgtttgttataatgacaaaattagTGATTGAAAAATCAACGCagcattataataaaaatttgaacagTACGAGaccattttcactaaaattaatggtaattaatgCGAAGGTGTTGGTGATTGATGTGAACGCAAGAAGCGTGGAGTGACCCGTGATGAGTAGGGGGACGAAGtagtgcaaggaatgagtgagactgctgaaaaaagggtctggtaatcgtttacaggacccctgtaaacgattacccgagagaaattgtgaatttgtacagaaagtccaacacaggtactcagtcagatgaacacaggtcaccattggacaaaaaacTGACGTTTATGctaatctgcacctgtctgaggcttgtgcaggtgttccagaggtgggagagggtggatggtgatgtgatgtgaggccaaggagggtggggagacccctcatgagttggaggagcaagctgtgcaaggaatgagtgagactgctcaaaaaaggggctggtaatcgtttacaggacccctgtaaacgattacccgagagaaattgtgaatttgtacagaaagtccaacacaggtactcagtcaaatgaacacaggtcaccattggacaaaaaactgacttttatgctaatctgcacctgtctgaggcttgtgcaggtgttccagaggtgggagagggtggatggtgatgtgatgtgaggccaaggagggtggggagacccctcatgagttggaggagcaagctgtgcaaggaatgagtgagactgctgaaaaaagggaTTCAATTTTAGGCACCCCTCATGAGTTTTAGGCACCATTTTGTATGacataattaaattcattataacACACCATTAATAGAGATTCAGTTACACAACATACACAACAAAATGATACATTGTACGTTTCAAATATTACAGTTATCCATGAAATAGTGTTAAAAGAGTGTTAAAAATgtgttgttggaatatcgcgGTCCTTCAGTAAATAACCGAATAAAGTTGTCCATATATCCAGTTAGTGCATCAAAGAATTAAAACTTTGATATTGAATTTAACCAGTAATATTgttgtacaaaataaaattcagaaaTAACCACAAAGGTCTAACAACATAACCATTTATTGTAACCAAATCAGCGCCTATGCATTTAGTGAACGAGCGCTCTCTACACGTGACCGAGCGTTCGTTCTGTACAACTGACCGAGCCTCCAGCGTTTTCGCACATCACCCTGTCGCCCAggacgctcgtcacatagcgagcgCACGAACATTTCATAGCAAGCTGACGCTCGTCGCCCCCTGCACGCACAAGAGGACGGTCGTCCACAGAAGATCAAGTCCACGCTCGATCTGctagtggacgctcgtccatacgTCCGTCGCTGGCACATGGACGATCGTTTAAAGGTCGTGCAGAC contains:
- the LOC108319412 gene encoding tubulin beta chain, whose amino-acid sequence is MREILHIQGGQCGNQIGAKFWEVICGEHGIDYTGNYSGDSELQLERINVYYNEASGGRYVPRAVLMDLEPGTMDSVRSGPFGQIFRPDNFVFGQSGAGNNWAKGHYTEGAELIDSVLDVVRKEAENCDCLQGFQVCHSLGGGTGSGMGTLLISKIREEYPDRMMMTFSVFPSPKVSDTVVEPYNATLSVHQLVENADECMVLDNEALYDISFRTLKLANPTFGDLNHLISATMSGVTCCLRFPGQLNSDLRKLAVNLIPFPRLHFFMVGFAPLTSRGSQQYRNLTVPELTQQMWDAKNMMCAADPRHGRYLTASAMFRGKMSTKEVDEQMINVQNKNSSYFVEWIPNNVKSSVCDIPPTGLKMSSTFVGNSTSIQEMFRRVSEQFTAMFRRKAFLHWYTGEGMDEMEFTEAESNMNDLVAEYQQYQDATADEEEYEDEDEDIA